One genomic window of Scatophagus argus isolate fScaArg1 chromosome 16, fScaArg1.pri, whole genome shotgun sequence includes the following:
- the cbx2 gene encoding chromobox protein homolog 2 translates to MEELSAVGEQVFDAECILNKRLRKGKLEFLVKWRGWSSKHNSWEPQENILDPRLLAAFNKKEQEKELLIRKKGKRPRGRPRKILENVPQAPKSSSSSSGSSSSSSDSSSSCSSSSSSSDDDDEDDSHVKQANPSIRTLNPVPQKKAQIVVAKQEPPKKRSRKPLPPDVKEFQQNKGPRKILKTFKDTDLPGAIKKPVHPASFTFMGFHRGSARDPVAGQNRSSLTPGGAVKNSLSSVGSGRSVQPASPSLNKSSQSRNVTEAKLSISSMNSGTSLDLKAAASKSKGVAALNTSKQPVQGTTQQTLNSPNGQKKPQGPVSTLQRIPNTKAVASLPSKNASSNQGSGLQPLNLQNKLVQSNDAPGNGTTPVSGLRNTTNPARKTTSTQNQEYNPPKSPATPGRPQPRKNQPGADKVTEEIQTPRVQGRLEKTSVQKSSADVQSQQERSASRDGKKAKMTDMSTGEDESSSDSDQDYAGPNHSMTVQNQDWKPTRSLIEHVFVTDVTANLVTVTVKESPTSVGFFSIRNY, encoded by the exons ATGGAGGAGCTGAGCGCCGTGGGAGAGCAGGTTTTTGATGCGgaatgcattttaaacaaacGCCTGAGAAAG GGAAAGTTGGAGTTTCTTGTGAAGTGGAGGGGATGGTCATCCAA ACACAACAGTTGGGAGCCCCAGGAAAACATCCTGGACCCGCGACTGTTAGCTGCATTCAACAAGAA agagcaggaaaaggAGCTTCTGATACGTAAGAAAGGGAAAAGGCCGAGGGGACGACCCCGGAAGATCCTG GAAAACGTGCCTCAAGCTCCAAAGTCAAGCAGCTCTTCATCTGGCTCGTCCTCGTCGTCCTCCGATTCCTCGTCCTCGTGctcctcctcgtcatcctcATCGGACGACGACGACGAAGACGACAGCCACGTCAAACAAGCGAACCCGAGCATCAGAACACTTAATCCTGTCCCTCAGAAGAAGGCGCAGATTGTCGTGGCCAAACAGGAGCCCCCAAAGAAGCGGAGCAGGAAACCGCTGCCCCCTGACGTTAAGGAATTTCAACAGAACAAGGGCCCTCGGAAAATCCTCAAGACGTTTAAAGATACGGATCTTCCAGGAGCCATCAAGAAGCCGGTTCACCCAGCAAGCTTCACATTCATGGGTTTTCATCGGGGCTCGGCGAGGGATCCAGTGGCTGGTCAGAACAGGAGCTCGCTGACTCCAGGGGGTGCTGTTAAAAACTCATTGAGCTCTGTAGGATCGGGCAGGTCTGTCCAACCTGCCTCCCCCTCCCTGAACAAATCCAGTCAGAGCAGGAATGTCACCGAGGCCAAACTGTCCATCTCCAGTATGAACAGCGGGACAAGTCTGGATTTGAAAGCAGCTGCAAGTAAATCAAAAGGGGTAGCAGCTTTGAATACGTCCAAACAGCCTGTTCAAGGAACCACTCAGCAGACACTAAATTCCCCCAACGGACAAAAGAAACCCCAGGGTCCTGTGTCAACACTGCAGAGGATACCCAATACTAAAGCAGTGGCTTCCTTACCATCCAAGAATGCCTCCTCTAATCAGGGTTCTGGCCTTCAGCCGCTCAACCTTCAGAACAAACTGGTTCAGAGTAACGATGCTCCTGGAAATGGTACGACTCCAGTGTCAGGCCTGAGAAATACAACAAACCCAGCAAGGAAAACTACATCCACACAAAATCAAGAGTACAATCCTCCTAAGAGTCCGGCGACACCTGGAAGACCACAGCCCAGAAAGAACCAGCCTGGAGCAGACAAGGTGACGGAGGAAATCCAGACCCCCAGGGTCCAAGGCCGACTGGAGAAGACCAGCGTGCAGAAATCCTCCGCGGACGTCCAGAGCCAGCAGGAGAGATCAGCCTCCAGAGATGGCAAGAAAGCCAAAATGACCGACATGAGCACCGGAGAAGATGAGAGCAGCTCAGACTCCGACCAGGACTATGCCGGACCGAATCACTCGATGACGGTCCAGAACCAGGACTGGAAGCCGACACGGAGCCTGATAGAACATGTGTTTGTGACGGATGTCACTGCTAATCTGGTTACTGTCACGGTGAAGGAGTCGCCAACCAGCGTGGGCTTCTTCAGCATCCGCAACTACTGA
- the LOC124072692 gene encoding ectonucleotide pyrophosphatase/phosphodiesterase family member 7-like yields MLWAATLCLLWASSALGAPTNKQKEKVLLITFDGFRWDYDRDVDTPNLDQMAEDGVKALYVTPPYLTITSPTHFTLLTGRYIENHGVIHNMWFNTTTGEKKPYYQTLFVNEWWDNGTLPIWITAQRQGLKAGSFHFPGTACSYQGEFVMEREVEPPLYNYKNETTWRKNVDKVMSWFRDKDLDFISLYFGEPDGTGHRFGPDSQERRDMVKQVDRTVGYIRQSSERHGLGERLNIIITADHGMTTVLRNGLVEEITLSKIPGFSFKDVSFHVVDYGPSGMLLPKPGKLETVYNALKGAHPHLHVYKKEEVPERFHFSKNDRILPIVLWADPGYVINGYFPVQFNKGEHGFDNQEMDMKPFFRAVGPSFHKNLEVGPFETVNIYPLMCHILGIKPEVNDGHLDATKHMLVTSPIARSSGGDVPVVMNNAFIGLAAVAGFLIVVFIVMTIHGALKKKRKNESWGSSQGLPDKDTSKQTTF; encoded by the exons ATGCTGTGGGCCGCCACTCTGTGCCTGCTCTGGGCCTCGTCCGCCCTCGGAGCtcccacaaacaaacagaaagagaaggtgCTGCTGATCACCTTCGATGGTTTCCGATGGGATTACGACCGCGACGTGGACACGCCGAACCTCGACCAGATGGCCGAGGATGGAGTCAAAGCTCTGTATGTCACACCTCCTTACCTCACTATCACCAGTCCGACACACTTCACCCTCTTGACAG GACGCTACATCGAGAATCACGGGGTGATCCACAACATGTGGTTCAACACAACCACCGGCGAGAAGAAGCCTTACTATCAGACTCTGTTTGTGAATGAGTGGTGGGACAATGGCACTCTGCCTATCTggatcacagcacagagacag GGCCTGAAAGCTGGCTCATTTCACTTTCCTGGTACAGCTTGCAGTTACCAAGGAGAGTTTGTGATGGAGCGGGAAGTCGAACCACCACTTTACAACTACAAGAATGAGACCACTTGGCGGAAGAATGTAGACAAGGTGATGAGCTGGTTCAGGGATAAGGATCTGGACTTCATATCCCTGTATTTCGGTGAACCAGATGGCACAGGCCACCGGTTCGGCCCCGACTCCCAAGAGCGTCGCGATATGGTCAAGCAAGTGGACCGAACGGTGGGCTACATCCGACAGTCATCTGAACGACACGGGCTGGGTGAGCGCCTGAACATCATCATCACGGCAGACCACGGCATGACAACAGTGCTACGCAACGGTCTGGTGGAAGAGATCACCCTTTCCAAGATCCCGGGTTTCTCGTTCAAGGACGTGTCCTTCCACGTGGTGGATTACGGCCCTTCTGGTATGCTGCTGCCAAAGCCGGGCAAGCTGGAGACGGTTTACAATGCCTTGAAGGGGGCCCATCCACACCTTCATGTGTACAAGAAGGAGGAAGTGCCAGAGCGTTTCCACTTCTCCAAAAATGACCGTATCCTCCCCATTGTTTTATGGGCCGACCCTGGATACGTGATCAACGGG TATTTTCCAGTTCAGTTTAACAAGGGTGAGCACGGCTTTGACAACCAAGAGATGGACATGAAGCCCTTCTTCAGGGCGGTGGGGCCGTCGTTTCACAAGAACCTGGAGGTGGGGCCCTTCGAGACGGTGAACATCTACCCCTTGATGTGTCACATCCTGGGCATCAAGCCGGAGGTCAACGACGGCCACTTGGATGCCACCAAACACATGCTGGTTACTAGCCCTATAGCTCGCA GTTCAGGTGGAGATGTGCCTGTGGTGATGAATAACGCCTTCATTGGACTGGCTGCAGTGGCTGGATTTCTCATTGTAGTTTTCATCGTGATGACAATTCACGGAGCACTCAAGAAAAAACGCAAGAATGAAAG ctgggGAAGCTCACAAGGTCTTCCAGACAAGGACACGTCAAAACAAACGACGTTTTGA